Part of the Pseudomonas baltica genome is shown below.
CTTGCTTGTGCAGTGATGGCGCTGATGCGGTCGCCTTCGCAGGTCACGGTGTGCAGGCCAGGGGTCTTGCGCAGGGTAGCGTTGATGATCTTCATGGGCGGTCCTGTAGATGGCTACCACCGCAGCTTTCACGGGAATGAGTGCAGCGTCAAGCGGGTGCTGTGGCGGTGGCGGATTCCATTGCTGTGGGGTGGCGGTAACGGCCACTTCGCCGCCGAACGCGCACCCATCCCCCACATAGCCGACTGGGCCCGAGTCGTATACCTGTGGGGGGCGAGTTCTGCCTGCGAAGGCGTTCTTGAGTCTGCAGTCGCAGTCGAGTCAGATCCGGAAGCGACCCACCAACGTATTGAACGACACCGCCAGGCTCGACAGCTCCTGCGCCGCCGCTTTGCTCTGCTGGGCACCGGCAGCCGACTGGGTCGACAGGTCCTGAATGTTCAACAGGTTGCGGTCGACTTCGCGGGCGACGTGGGCCTGTTCTTCCGAGGCCGTGGCGATGACCATGTTGCGGTCGTTGATCTGCGCGATACCGTCGGCGATCAACTCCAGCGCTTCACCGGTCTGCCGGGCGAGCGCCTGGGTGTCGGTCACCAGTGTCTGGCTCTTGTGCATGGCGCCCACGGCCTGGTCGGCGCTTAGCTGTACCGACGAAATCATGCCTTCGATCTCGCCAGTCGATGCCTGAGTGCGGGCCGCCAAAGCACGGACCTCATCGGCTACCACGGCAAAGCCACGGCCCTGTTCCCCAGCGCGGGCAGCCTCAATGGCCGCGTTGAGGGCCAGCAGGTTGGTCTGGTCGGCGATCGCGCGGATCACGTCGAGCACCTTGCCGATATCCCGTACCTGGCCTGCCAAGTCCTGAACCATGGTGGTCGATGCAGCGATTTCAGTGGTCGCGCCATTGATGGCCGTCACCGCGTCGCGAGCTTTGTGTCGGCCATCGCTGGCTTGCTGGCTGGTGGTCTTGGAGGCTTCGGAGGTCGATACCGCGTTGTGTGCGACCTCTTCCACCGCCGAGGTCATCTCGGTGACCGCAGTGGCAGCCTGCTGGATCTCGTCGTTCTGCCGTACCAGGCCGCGGCTCGAATTGTCGGTCACGGTGTTGAGCTCTTCCGCAGCGCCTGCCAGTTGATCCGAAGCGCTGGCGATCTGCTGAATGGTGCTCTTGAGGCTGTTCTGCATGTCGTTGAGGGCGCTCAACAGTTGACCGGCTTCGTCCTTGCCGGTGCTGACGATGCTCTGGGTCAGATCGCCGCTGGCAATGCGTTGGGCGCTGGCCACGGCAGTGGCGATAGGACGGCTGATCAGGCGGCTGATCATCAGCCCAAGCAGTAGCGCTGCGATAAAGGCCAGCACGATGCCGGAATAGAGCACGGTCTTGGCCGAGGATTCTCGCTGTTGAGCCTGTTCGGCGCCTTCCTTGACCTGTCGATCGTTGGAGTCGGACATCACGGTCAACTCGTCCATGACCACCCGGTAGGCTTTTTGCACATCGCCCAGCAGCAGAACGCGCGCATTGTCCACATCCCCTGCCTTCAGCAGCGTCAGATACTGCTGGATCATGGCCTGGTAGGCCGGCCAATCGCGGTCCATCTGGTCACCGGCGGCGCGTTCGTCGTCATCCAGCGGTGTCTTGCGGTACTGCGCGTAGGCTTTTTCGCTCGCTTGGCGGTTGGCGTCCATGGAAGCGAGAAACTCGTCCTTGACGCTTTGCGGAGCGCTGGAGGCGCTGGCCAGGTACAGCCGATACAGGTCGCGACTCTGACCGACCGCTTTGATCTTGGCCTGCGCGGTGCCGGCGACGGACACCAGGTTGTTGCTGAACACCGATTTCAGGCTCTCGGATAGCTGGCCGATGCCGCGGCTACCCAGGAGTCCGACCACCAGGGTGATCAACGCACATAGGGCGAAGCCCAGGATCAGCTTGGTCGAGAGTTTTGCATCGTTTAGCCAGCGCATCGTTTCGTCCTGAAGAAGTAAGCGGTGCCGACCCAGGGAAGGCAGGGTCAGTTGTCGTACTTCTATCGGACAGTTTTTTGCGAGCTAAAGGCTTTTTTTGCCATTAATTCGAATTTAAACGCTCTGGGACGGGCGTTAAAGGCTGATATGGCATTGTGCATCGCAAATTTCGGGAATCCGTCCGTTCAGACTGAACTGGCTGTACAAAAAACAACCTTGAATGCTGTGTTTACGTGCATGCCCCCCTACCAAGAACCCCAAAACCCCCTGTTTAGAGCCGTTGAGCGAAAAAGATTAGTGGCGTTTTGCCGTTAATATGTTGCTAAATGTAAGAGTGTGAAATATTATTTTTGTCTTGTATGACATCGTACTGGTGCGATTCGCCGTTCGAGCGAGCGCCTGATGTCGCGCGGTATCCAAACCTGTGATGAGTACTGAATGCAGTCGCCAACGATCGAACTCGTGCCGAGGAATGTTCTCAAGGGCAGGGGCACCGCGCGTGCCGTCGCCGCTTTTCTGACCCTGATGCTGTGCGCTGCGGGCGCCGCTCAAGCTGAGCCGCTAGGCGCCGACGCGTCCCCAGGCAAACGCCTGGCCGTGGCTGCCGACTGTGTGGCGTGCCATACCGCACCGGGTGGCAAACCCTTTGCGGGCGGCTACGCGCTCAGCTCGCCGATGGGGGTGATTTACTCGACCAACATCACCCCTTCGAAAACCGCTGGCATCGGTGGGTACAGTCAGGAAGACTTCGCCCGGGCAGTTCGTGATGGTGTGGCGGCGGATGGCAGCCACCTGTATCCGGCCATGCCTTATACCTCCTACGCGAAGATGACCGATGGCGACATTGCTGCGCTGTATGCCTACTTCATGCACGAAGTGCAGCCGGTAGACGCACCGACACCGAAAACCGCACTGGCCTTCCCGTTCAACATGCGCGCCTCGATGATCGGCTGGAACGCGCTGTTCCACAGCGCCCAGCGCTTTGTGCCTGACTCGCAGAAGTCGGCCGAGGTCAACCGCGGCAACTATCTGGTCAATGCCCTGGCCCACTGCGACACCTGCCACACCCCTCGCAATCTGCTGATGGGTGCGGACAACAGCAAGGCACTATCGGGTGGATCGCTGGGCGGTTGGTATGCGCCCAACATCACCTCCGACAAAGTCAGCGGGATCGGTGCCTGGTCAACCGACGAACTGGTCGCCTATCTGCGCACCGGCCATGTAGAGGGCAAGGCCCAGGCCGCAGGCCCGATGGCGGAAGCGGTAGAAAACAGCCTGCAGCACCTGGATGACGGCGACCTCAAGGCCATCGCCACCTACCTGTTGCAGACCCCACCTATCAGCACCGGAGAAACCAAGGCGCGCCACGATTTTGGCCAAGCCTCGGCCAACGAGCTGACCCTGCGTGGCACTAAACCCGAAGACCCAGGCTTTCACATTTTCAGCGGGACGTGCGCCAACTGCCATCAGCCCAACGGCCAAGGCAACAGCCAGTACCCGTCGCTGTTCCACAACACCGCGACGGCTCGGGCCGACAACCTGGTGGCGGCGATCATCTACGGTGTTCATCGCGAAGTCGATGGTGTAGCCATCGATATGCCGGCCTTCGGCCCCGATGCGTTGTTCACCGATCGCTTGAACGACCAGCAGATCGCCGATGTGAGCAACTACGTGCTGGGCCAGTTCGGCAACGGCGTCCTGAAAGTCAGCGCCGCCGATGTCGCCCAGACCCGCGCTGGCGGCCCGCCATCGCTGCTGGTGACCCTGGCGAAATTCACTATCCCGGCCATCGTGGTCGTGTGCCTGCTGATCGCGCTGGGGTTGTGGTTGATCGTGCGCCGCCAGCGCAAGGTGGCTTGAGCAATGGATACTTCAATGAACCACACACAAAGCCCGAATCAAGACCACGACCTGCGGGGGCTGTCACGCCGCAACCTGCTGCGCGGCTCGGTGACCCTAGGCCTGGCCACTCTGGTAGGGGCTGCCTTGCCTTGGCAGTCGGTGTTGGCCGCTGCGCCGAGCGATACCGATTTCGTCGCGCTGTCATCGTTCCTCGTCAGCCGCCCGGTCAATCCGGTGCTGGCGGCGCGTTACTACAAGGCGCTGGACAAGCGCGCGCCGAACTTCTCGACCAACGTCATCGCCCTCCAGCAACTGATTGCTGCCCAAGGCTACAAGCACGTCGATGAGTACCTGGCGCAAGCCAGCGACACCTCGCTCAAGGCCACCGCCACCAGCATCGTTTCGGCTTGGTATCTGGGTATCGTCGGCGAGCCGGTGGACGCAGAGTTGATCGCGTACTCCCAAGCCATGATGTACCAGCCGACCCACGGCATTCTGATTATCCCTACCTACGGGGGAGGCCCCGCGACCTGGGGCGCCAAACCCGTCATCAAGCAGGACACCAGTCTATGAGCAGCGCTGAATTCGATGCCGACGTCGTTATCATCGGCTCCGGCGTCATGGGCGGGCTGATCGCCACCGAGCTGGCCAAGGCCAACAAGTCGGTGATCGTCCTCGAGGCCGGCCCGCGGGTCAATCGCCGCGACATCGTCGAAACCTTCCGCAACGCGCCGGTCAAGCTGTCGCTGGCCAACGCCAAGCTGCAGGGCGCCGGCTCGCCTTACCCGAGCCTGCCCCATGCGCCATCCACCTATGGCGACTACCTGCAGCAAGTCGGCCCGGTCAAATACAACACCTCGTACCTGCGCGTAGTCGGTGGCACTACCTGGCACTTCGGTTCATCGCTGTGGCGGATGCTGCCCAACGACTTCCGCCTCAAGTCGCTGTACGGCCGCGGTCGCGATTGGCCAATCAGTTATGACGAGCTCGAGCCGTTCTATGCTCGCGCCGAAACCGAGTTGGGCGTGTCCGGCGTCGATGGTCAGGATGAAAGCGGGCAGGGCGGCAAGGCTTGGCCACCGCGCTCGATTCCGTATCCGATGGAGGGGCTGAAGCCGAGCTACATGTTCAAGCGCCTCTCGGAGATGCTCGGCAAGGGTGGCTACAACCCGATTCTGGAGCCCAACGGCCGCGCTACCCGTCCTTACGGCAAGCGTCCGCCGTGTGCGGGCAACAACAACTGCAACCCGGTGTGCCCGATCGCCGCCAAGTATGATGGCTCGATGCACATCGACGAAGCCGAACGCCATGGTGCCAAGGTGCTCGACAACTCGGTGGTGTACAAGATCGAAGCCGGTGACGACGGCAAAATCACCGCGATCTGGTACATGCGCCCGGACAAGACCCAGCACAAGCTGACCGCCAAGACCTTCGTGCTGGCAGCTTACGGCATCGAGTCGCCGAAGCTGCTGTTGATGTCGACCTCCGACAGGTACCCCAACGGCATCGCCAACTCTTCCGACCAGGTCGGCCGCAATCTGATGGACCACACCGGCATCAGCATGAACGTCATGACCAAGGAAGACATGTGGCCTGGCGAGGGCCCGACCCAGCTGCTGGTGTACCTCAACAGCCGCGACGGCGAATTCCGCAAGGACTACCCGAGCTACAAGATCAAGGTGCGCAATACCGTGCCGACTTCGCAGATCACCTCCGGGTTGATCGCCAAAGGTGTGCTGGGCTCCAAGCTCGACGAGGGCATCCGCCTGCAGTCGGCGCGTTCGCTGAACTGGGCGGTGGACTTCGAGACCCTGCCGTTGCCAGAGAACCGCGTGACGCCGAGCAAGACCAAGTTCGACGCCATCGGCCTGCCAGTACCTGAGATCTACTACAGCGTCCCGGACTACTGGCACGCCGGCAAGGCCAAGGCGCTGGAAGACTTCCAGCAGTTTGCCAAGCTGCTCGATGCCGACATTCTCAGCACCGACGTGGGCTTCCAGAACCGCCAGCACATCATGGGCACGACCATCATGGGCGACGATCCGAAGGATTCAGTGGTGGACCGGGATTGCCGTACCCATGACCACCACAATCTGTTCATTGCCGGGACCAGCGTGATGCCGTCGGCGTCGTGCGTGAACCCGACCCTTACCGGAGCCGCCCTCAGCCTGCGTATCGCCGATGTGTTGGTCAAAGAAGTCTGACGTCACCTCACGGCCCCCTCGTTACCCTGTAGCGAGGGGGCTCGCCCCCGATAGGCCATCGTTGTTTACAGCAACACCCCATCCTTCGCTTGCAGCACCAGCGGCGCTTCTTCATCCAGCAACTCCAGCACCGCAATCTCTACATTCCGGCACATGGCATCCAGCGGCAGGTCATTGGGCTGCCTGTCGAATGGGTCGGCAATCTGATCACCCAGCGCATCCAGGCCGAAGAATGTATAGGCCAGCACGCACACCGCAAACGGCGTGAACCAGCCGATGGCGTCGACCAGGCAGAACGGCAGCAGAAAGCAGTACACGTGAACCACGCGGTGCAGCATGAGGATGTAGGGGTAGGGGATCGGTGTGCCCTTGATCCGCTCGCAGCCGCCCAGCACGTAAGACAACCGCGTCAGTTGCTGATCGATATTGAGCTGCGCGGCGGTGCCCGCCTGGGTCTCGCGAACGGCATTCATATAGCCTTTGCCGAGTTCACCCAGCACCGCGTTGGGCAGGTGCTGTTTGAGCTTGCCGTCGCCGATCCATTGCTGGGCTGGCTCGTACGGGGGATCAGCACGCAGATGGTTCTTCAGCGCGTGGCTGAAAACGATCAGGCCCTGGCCCAGATGCCGACGCTGTTCCACGCCGAGGTCGGGCAGCAGGCTGAGGCTCTGACGCGTGAGGTTGCGGCTGACGATCAGCAATTCGCCCCACAGGGTGCGGGCCTCCCAGAAGCGCTGATAGGCCACGGTGTTACGAAAGCCGAGGAAGATCGCGAGCGTCAGCCCCCACAAGGTGAAGGGCGTGGCGGTGAGGATGACCTTGAAGTGGAACAGCGTGCCGTGGATGGCGACCACTGCCGAACTCACCAGCACGGTAAACAGCACCTTGCGCCAGATGGCCGGGATGATCGAGCCATTGATGCCGAACAGCAAGGTCAGGGTGGACAGGTTTTGAGGGCGAATGATCAAGGGCGTCGACCGCTATAAGTGAGGTGCCCAAGTGTAACTGCTGGAGGGATGATCGTCCGCCACCCTCCAGCGTTGCGCGCTAGAGTCCGCCCAGCCACCGAGTCATCACGTCCTCACCCGTCACCGGGGCGCTGCCACACATCACTGCTAGCGCTAAGCCCAGTGCCGAACTGTGGGCGGTATGACCGCTGCCACCGCCATCGCGCAAGTCCAGTACCAGGGTCGGGCAGCAGAAGATCGCCAGCCGCACCACCTGCTCCCAGTCGGCGGGCAGCCAGTCGCGCTTGCGCAGCTCGGCCAGCAGGGGGCGCCAGTAGAGGTCGCGTTTGCTGTCGAGGAATTCCCGCCGCAGAGGGGTCAATTGCCAATCGTGTTCCACGTGGAACATATCGCCGTCGACACGCACGTTGACCTTGTACGCCTCGGCCACGCGCGCGGGTTCATACAGCCACAGTGGGTGGGCAAAGATGTTGTGGAACGTCGCTTTGATCTCCGCCAACAGCGCCGGGATCTGTCGGCCAGCGAAGGCGGGGTCGAAACTCACCAGTTGCGGAGGGCTTCCGGTGGGGGTTTCATACCATACGTTGGCGTTGTGCGCGTCACCATGGGCAGTGACCACACCGTGATCGGCGAGCAGTTCGGGGTTCAGGCGCTCACCGCTGGCGTGGAACAATTGCGCCAACGTGTGGCGGTAGGACACACCGTTGATGGTCCAGTGCAGATCCTTCAACGCGTCCCACGGAATATCGATACCTGGGAAGGCGAAGGTCTTGCCGACGTAGAAGCGCTCCACGCGCCCACCAAAACCTGGGTCGGCACCGTCACCCACCAGGCGGTGGTGGAACAGTTGGTGGACGGGCTCCTTGCACACGGCCGCCAGGTCGCCGAGCAGCAAGGTGCGCAGCGCGCCAGCCAAGCCTTCCTGGTCGTATTCGCGCTGCGCCTGCACCAGCGGGGCGATCTCGTCCCAGGCTTGGCGTTCTTCGATATCGCGGCAGGCATCGGCCAGGCGCAGATCGCTGCGCAGGTTGTAGAACAGGATCTGCCGACCTGGCTCGCCACAGGCATACACCGGCACGTCGACGCGGTAACCGGCTTCGCGTAGCAGCTCGGCGTTGTAGTACTCCTCGATGGTTTTGTCTTCGCCTTCTTCGTTGTGGTACTTGAAGAACAGCTGGCGCCCATCGGCCAAGGTCACGCGGCCATTCAGGGAATTGAGGCTGTACTGATCGCGGTTGATGATCAGGTCGGTGGCGGCGACGCCGATCACTTCGCTGGCCAGTTGCAGCAGGCAGGCGCGGGCGCCTTGCCAGTCATCCTGGCGGGCGAGGGTGCGGGCCTGGGCGGCGAGGGGGAGCAGGGCGGCAGTCATGAAAAGGTCCTTGTGGATAAAGCGTCAGATGCTGGCAAGGTAGCCGCCGTCGATATAGAGCACCTGGCCGGTGATGTAGCTGGCGGCAGGCGAGCAGAAAAAAATCGCCGCGCCGGCCAGATCTTCGAGGTTGCCGAAGCGCGCCAGTGGGATCTTCGCCTGCATGCTCTGGCGCCAGTCGTCGTTCTGGTAGAACACCTCGGTGAGCTCGGTGCGAAAGTACCCTGGGCCGATACCGTTGACGCGGATGCCCAGCGCCGCCCACTCGGTGGCCAGGGCGCGGGTCATGCCCAGCAGACCAGACTTGGACGCGCCGTAGGGGGTGGCGCCGGGCACGCCGACTTCGCTGGTCAGTGAACAGAGATTGAGGATGCTGCCGCCGCCATTGGCCTGCATCAGGCGGGCTGCGGCCTGGGCGCAGAAGAAGGCGCCCTTGAGGTTGGTGTCGACGATCATGTCCCAGGTGGCTTCGTCCAGTTCCAGCGACGCCTGCACGTGCTCCACGCCGGCATTGTTGACGAGGATGTCGAGGCGGCCCTCGCGGGTTTGCAGTTCGACAAAAGCGCGCTCGCGAGACGTCGAGTCGTTTACATCGAGGACCAGCGTCGAGCAGCGCCCGCCGTTGCGCTGGATATCCGCCTGGGCGTTGGCCAGGGTGTCTGGGTCGCGAGCGGCGAGTACCACCTTGGCACCCGCATCGGCCAGGCCCTTGGCCATGGCCAGACCGATCCCTCGGGAAGCGCCGGTGATCAATGCGACTTGGCCTTCAAGGGAAAAACGCGCCAGCAGCGGGTTCATGGAGCGGTCCTTATGGAATGATGATGGTCTTGAGTTTATCGCTGTTGCCGCCGGACAGCTGGTCGTAGGCGGCTATCACGTCGGCCAGCCCGATGGGCGGGGTAATCAGCTGTTCGAGCTTGGCGGCCAGGCGCGGCAACAGGGCGACCGCCTGGCGTTGCTCGTCGCGGAAGACGCTGCAGCCGACCAAGTCGATTTCGCGTTCGACCAAGGCGTTGGTATTGACCACGGTGTCGCCGTGGAACAACCCGACCATGGCGATGCGCCCGCCCGAGGCGACGCTGTGTACCAGTTGATTAAGGACGATGCCCGAGCCAGTGGCTTCGATGCAGTAACGAGGCTCATGGCCCCCGCATGCTGCGAGGATCAGCCCAGTGTCGAGGGCCACGGGGGTGACACCAGCGACGGCTTGCAGCAGGGCGGCGCGCTGGTGATTGCGTTCTACGAGCAGCACCGGGCGCTGGTCCAGTTCGCGCAGCAACAGGGCCGCCAGGCCGCCAATCGGCCCACCCCCCGCAATCAGGACTGGTGCGCCAGGTTCGGCTTCGAGGCGGGCGATGACGCGCAAGGCGACACCCAAAGGTTCGGACAAGGCAGCGACGGCATCGGAAATCCCCGCAGGGACTTTCAGCAAGCGGTGCACAGGCTGGTTGCTTTGCGCAGCGAAACCGCCATCGCAGACCTCGCCGACAAAGCCCATGTGCCGGCACAGGTTGCCTTGGGCGCGCTGGCAGTAGTCACACTCGCCACAATTGGCGCGCGAATCCACCACTACGCGTTCGCCCAGAGCGAAGCCTTTGACGCCAGCGCCGAGGGCAGTGATTTCGCCACAGAATTCATGACCAGGGGTGACCGGCAGTTTCGACACCCACTGGCCGGTACGGAAATTGTGCAGGTCGGAGCCACAGATGCCGGCCGCGCGCACTTTCAGGGTGACCCAGCCGGGCTCGGGGGCGGCGGGGGCCGGGATCTCTTCTAGGCGCAGATCACCTTTGCCGTGGAAGCGGATGGCTTGCATTGTCTGTGTCTCCGTCAGGGCTGCGGGTTTTTTGCAAGCTGTGCTGGTCTCATCGCGGCCAAGCCTTGCGCCCACACTGAAATGCTCACACCTGTGGGTTCGGGCTCTGCACGCGAAGAGGCTGTCATGGCTAGCAGATTACTCCCCGTCAATTATCTTCATCCTCAGCGGCGACACCGCCAGCGCATGAGCACTGAAGCCTTCATACACTGCGAACCCGTGAGCTTTTTCGGCCAGCTGTGGATAACCCGATCGCGTCACATAACCCACCGAAATCCGCTTCATGTAATCGAACACCGACAGCGGCCCGTTGGTTTTGGCCGCTGCGTTGGTCGGCAGCACCGCGTTAGGCCCGAGGACGAAGTTGCCCAAGGTCACCGGGGTGAAATTGCCCAGCAGAATCTCCCCGGCATTACGTATACGGGTCATCACTGCCATCGGTTCTTCGGCGAGAATTTCCAGGTGCTCAGGCGCGTATTCGTTGACGAACTCCACCGCCGTGTCGAAGTCTTTGGTCAGCACGATGCCGCCGTGGTCGCCACAGAGCACCGCCTGGGAAAACTCGGCGCGCTTGGGATCGATCTGCGCCCACAGTTTGGGTAGGGCAGCGATGGCGGCCTCGGCCACGGCGCGGCTGTTGGTCACCAGATAGGCGGAGGAGTCCGGGCCGTGTTCCGATTCGATCAGCAGGTCCAGCGCAGCCAGTTCCCCCTTGGCGGTGGCGTCAGCCAGAATCAGGCTTTCGCTGGGGCCGGCCGGAACGCCGGGGTCGATCAGGTTGGACAGCTGCCGCTTGGCCGCCACCACCCAAGGGCTGCCTGGCCCGACGATCTTCAAACACTTGGGCACGCTTTCAGTGCCGTAGGCCACGGCGGCCACGCCTTGGGCACCGCCGCATTTGTAGACTTCCTTGATGCCCACCAGGCGCGCGGCCACCAGGGTGGCGTCGTCGACCTTGCCGTCCGGGCCGGGCGGAGTGATCACCACCGCCCGTGGCACGCCAGCGACGACTGCCGGAATGGTGGTCATCAGCAGTACGCTGGGGAACGAACCCTTGCCGCGCGGCACGTAGCAGGCCACCGAGTCGATCGGCACATGGCGGTCGCCGGCGAAGGCACCGGGGCGCATCTCCTTGAGCCACATCTCTTCGGGCTTTTGCGCTTCGTGGAAGGCGAAGATGTTTTCGGCGGCGTACTTGATCGACTCGATCACGGCCGGGTCCATGCGCGCGAAGGCGGC
Proteins encoded:
- a CDS encoding methyl-accepting chemotaxis protein; the protein is MRWLNDAKLSTKLILGFALCALITLVVGLLGSRGIGQLSESLKSVFSNNLVSVAGTAQAKIKAVGQSRDLYRLYLASASSAPQSVKDEFLASMDANRQASEKAYAQYRKTPLDDDERAAGDQMDRDWPAYQAMIQQYLTLLKAGDVDNARVLLLGDVQKAYRVVMDELTVMSDSNDRQVKEGAEQAQQRESSAKTVLYSGIVLAFIAALLLGLMISRLISRPIATAVASAQRIASGDLTQSIVSTGKDEAGQLLSALNDMQNSLKSTIQQIASASDQLAGAAEELNTVTDNSSRGLVRQNDEIQQAATAVTEMTSAVEEVAHNAVSTSEASKTTSQQASDGRHKARDAVTAINGATTEIAASTTMVQDLAGQVRDIGKVLDVIRAIADQTNLLALNAAIEAARAGEQGRGFAVVADEVRALAARTQASTGEIEGMISSVQLSADQAVGAMHKSQTLVTDTQALARQTGEALELIADGIAQINDRNMVIATASEEQAHVAREVDRNLLNIQDLSTQSAAGAQQSKAAAQELSSLAVSFNTLVGRFRI
- a CDS encoding cytochrome c: MQSPTIELVPRNVLKGRGTARAVAAFLTLMLCAAGAAQAEPLGADASPGKRLAVAADCVACHTAPGGKPFAGGYALSSPMGVIYSTNITPSKTAGIGGYSQEDFARAVRDGVAADGSHLYPAMPYTSYAKMTDGDIAALYAYFMHEVQPVDAPTPKTALAFPFNMRASMIGWNALFHSAQRFVPDSQKSAEVNRGNYLVNALAHCDTCHTPRNLLMGADNSKALSGGSLGGWYAPNITSDKVSGIGAWSTDELVAYLRTGHVEGKAQAAGPMAEAVENSLQHLDDGDLKAIATYLLQTPPISTGETKARHDFGQASANELTLRGTKPEDPGFHIFSGTCANCHQPNGQGNSQYPSLFHNTATARADNLVAAIIYGVHREVDGVAIDMPAFGPDALFTDRLNDQQIADVSNYVLGQFGNGVLKVSAADVAQTRAGGPPSLLVTLAKFTIPAIVVVCLLIALGLWLIVRRQRKVA
- a CDS encoding sugar dehydrogenase complex small subunit, with amino-acid sequence MNHTQSPNQDHDLRGLSRRNLLRGSVTLGLATLVGAALPWQSVLAAAPSDTDFVALSSFLVSRPVNPVLAARYYKALDKRAPNFSTNVIALQQLIAAQGYKHVDEYLAQASDTSLKATATSIVSAWYLGIVGEPVDAELIAYSQAMMYQPTHGILIIPTYGGGPATWGAKPVIKQDTSL
- a CDS encoding GMC family oxidoreductase — encoded protein: MSSAEFDADVVIIGSGVMGGLIATELAKANKSVIVLEAGPRVNRRDIVETFRNAPVKLSLANAKLQGAGSPYPSLPHAPSTYGDYLQQVGPVKYNTSYLRVVGGTTWHFGSSLWRMLPNDFRLKSLYGRGRDWPISYDELEPFYARAETELGVSGVDGQDESGQGGKAWPPRSIPYPMEGLKPSYMFKRLSEMLGKGGYNPILEPNGRATRPYGKRPPCAGNNNCNPVCPIAAKYDGSMHIDEAERHGAKVLDNSVVYKIEAGDDGKITAIWYMRPDKTQHKLTAKTFVLAAYGIESPKLLLMSTSDRYPNGIANSSDQVGRNLMDHTGISMNVMTKEDMWPGEGPTQLLVYLNSRDGEFRKDYPSYKIKVRNTVPTSQITSGLIAKGVLGSKLDEGIRLQSARSLNWAVDFETLPLPENRVTPSKTKFDAIGLPVPEIYYSVPDYWHAGKAKALEDFQQFAKLLDADILSTDVGFQNRQHIMGTTIMGDDPKDSVVDRDCRTHDHHNLFIAGTSVMPSASCVNPTLTGAALSLRIADVLVKEV
- a CDS encoding bestrophin family protein, yielding MIIRPQNLSTLTLLFGINGSIIPAIWRKVLFTVLVSSAVVAIHGTLFHFKVILTATPFTLWGLTLAIFLGFRNTVAYQRFWEARTLWGELLIVSRNLTRQSLSLLPDLGVEQRRHLGQGLIVFSHALKNHLRADPPYEPAQQWIGDGKLKQHLPNAVLGELGKGYMNAVRETQAGTAAQLNIDQQLTRLSYVLGGCERIKGTPIPYPYILMLHRVVHVYCFLLPFCLVDAIGWFTPFAVCVLAYTFFGLDALGDQIADPFDRQPNDLPLDAMCRNVEIAVLELLDEEAPLVLQAKDGVLL
- a CDS encoding glucose 1-dehydrogenase, yielding MNPLLARFSLEGQVALITGASRGIGLAMAKGLADAGAKVVLAARDPDTLANAQADIQRNGGRCSTLVLDVNDSTSRERAFVELQTREGRLDILVNNAGVEHVQASLELDEATWDMIVDTNLKGAFFCAQAAARLMQANGGGSILNLCSLTSEVGVPGATPYGASKSGLLGMTRALATEWAALGIRVNGIGPGYFRTELTEVFYQNDDWRQSMQAKIPLARFGNLEDLAGAAIFFCSPAASYITGQVLYIDGGYLASI
- a CDS encoding zinc-binding dehydrogenase, giving the protein MQAIRFHGKGDLRLEEIPAPAAPEPGWVTLKVRAAGICGSDLHNFRTGQWVSKLPVTPGHEFCGEITALGAGVKGFALGERVVVDSRANCGECDYCQRAQGNLCRHMGFVGEVCDGGFAAQSNQPVHRLLKVPAGISDAVAALSEPLGVALRVIARLEAEPGAPVLIAGGGPIGGLAALLLRELDQRPVLLVERNHQRAALLQAVAGVTPVALDTGLILAACGGHEPRYCIEATGSGIVLNQLVHSVASGGRIAMVGLFHGDTVVNTNALVEREIDLVGCSVFRDEQRQAVALLPRLAAKLEQLITPPIGLADVIAAYDQLSGGNSDKLKTIIIP
- the hisD gene encoding histidinol dehydrogenase; its protein translation is MQQPSFHDLSQASALPVELFKRTEADLSFFVEKVKPIIEAVRTEGDAALKRFARDFDKVTAEDMSVRAEESEFEAAFARMDPAVIESIKYAAENIFAFHEAQKPEEMWLKEMRPGAFAGDRHVPIDSVACYVPRGKGSFPSVLLMTTIPAVVAGVPRAVVITPPGPDGKVDDATLVAARLVGIKEVYKCGGAQGVAAVAYGTESVPKCLKIVGPGSPWVVAAKRQLSNLIDPGVPAGPSESLILADATAKGELAALDLLIESEHGPDSSAYLVTNSRAVAEAAIAALPKLWAQIDPKRAEFSQAVLCGDHGGIVLTKDFDTAVEFVNEYAPEHLEILAEEPMAVMTRIRNAGEILLGNFTPVTLGNFVLGPNAVLPTNAAAKTNGPLSVFDYMKRISVGYVTRSGYPQLAEKAHGFAVYEGFSAHALAVSPLRMKIIDGE